The proteins below come from a single Ruegeria sp. SCSIO 43209 genomic window:
- the clpB gene encoding ATP-dependent chaperone ClpB, which produces MDLNKFTERARGFVQAAQTIALREGHQRLEPTHILKALMDDDQGLASNLITRAGGAPNRVVEALDAAMGKIPKVSGDASQIYMDGQTAKVLDEAEKLATKAGDSFVPVERVLMALCMVKSKAKEALEAGAVSAQKLNEAINDIRKGRTADTASAEEGYDALKKYARDLTEAAAEGKIDPIIGRDEEIRRSMQVLSRRTKNNPVLIGEPGVGKTAIAEGMALRIVNGDVPESLKDKKLLALDMGALIAGAKYRGEFEERLKAVLTEVTEAAGEIILFIDEMHTLVGAGKSDGAMDAANLIKPALARGELHCIGATTLDEYRKYVEKDAALARRFQPVMVTEPTVEDTISILRGIKEKYELHHGVRISDSALVSAATLSHRYITDRFLPDKAIDLVDEAASRLRMEVDSKPEELDQLDRQILQMQIEEEALKLEDDAASKDRLETLQKDLADLQEQSAEMTAQWQAERDKLAGARDLKEQLDKARADLEIAKREGNLAKAGELSYGVIPELEKKLTEAENAESNAMMAEETVRPEQIASVVERWTGIPTSKMLEGEREKLLRMEDDLHSRVIGQDAAVTAVANAVRRARAGLNDENRPLGSFLFLGPTGVGKTELTKAVANFLFDDDNAMVRIDMSEFMEKHAVARLIGAPPGYVGYDEGGVLTEAVRRRPYQVVLFDEVEKAHPDVFNVLLQVLDDGVLTDGQGRTVDFKQTLIILTSNLGSQALSQLPEGADSAQARRDVMDAVRAHFRPEFLNRLDETIIFDRLKRADMDGIVDIQMARLQKRLAARKIELALDDGAKEWLANEGYDPVFGARPLKRVIQRALQNPLAEALLAGEIKDGETVPVTAGTDGLIIGDRLGTSERPRPDDAVVH; this is translated from the coding sequence ATGGACTTGAACAAGTTCACCGAGCGGGCACGGGGTTTCGTGCAAGCCGCGCAGACCATTGCGCTGCGCGAGGGGCACCAAAGGCTGGAGCCCACACATATCTTGAAAGCATTGATGGACGACGATCAGGGGCTGGCCAGCAACCTGATCACACGCGCTGGCGGCGCACCGAACCGCGTGGTTGAGGCGTTGGACGCGGCCATGGGCAAAATTCCGAAGGTCAGCGGCGACGCGAGCCAGATCTATATGGACGGCCAGACCGCCAAGGTTTTGGACGAGGCAGAGAAGCTCGCCACCAAGGCGGGCGACAGCTTTGTGCCGGTCGAACGCGTTCTGATGGCGCTGTGTATGGTGAAATCCAAAGCCAAAGAGGCTTTGGAGGCCGGTGCTGTATCGGCCCAGAAACTGAACGAAGCGATCAACGATATCCGCAAGGGCCGCACTGCTGACACCGCATCGGCGGAAGAAGGCTACGACGCGCTTAAGAAATATGCGCGCGACCTGACCGAGGCTGCAGCCGAAGGCAAGATCGACCCGATCATCGGGCGGGATGAGGAAATCCGCCGTTCGATGCAGGTTTTGTCGCGCCGCACCAAGAACAATCCGGTACTGATTGGTGAACCCGGCGTCGGTAAGACCGCGATTGCCGAGGGCATGGCCCTGCGCATCGTCAATGGTGATGTGCCGGAATCATTGAAGGACAAGAAGCTTCTCGCGCTCGACATGGGTGCGCTGATCGCCGGTGCTAAATATCGCGGTGAGTTCGAAGAACGACTGAAGGCTGTTCTGACCGAGGTGACCGAAGCCGCCGGTGAGATCATACTGTTCATCGACGAGATGCACACGCTGGTAGGTGCCGGTAAATCCGACGGCGCGATGGATGCCGCCAACCTGATCAAGCCTGCGCTTGCCCGGGGTGAGTTGCATTGTATCGGCGCGACGACGCTGGATGAATACCGCAAATACGTCGAGAAAGACGCGGCCCTTGCACGACGGTTCCAGCCGGTGATGGTCACTGAGCCGACAGTTGAGGACACGATCAGCATCCTTCGCGGTATCAAGGAAAAGTACGAGCTGCACCACGGTGTGCGCATCTCGGACTCGGCGCTCGTGTCGGCGGCGACCTTGTCGCATCGCTACATCACTGACCGCTTCCTGCCTGACAAAGCCATCGACCTTGTAGATGAAGCGGCGTCGCGTTTGCGGATGGAGGTGGATTCCAAGCCCGAGGAACTCGATCAGCTGGATCGTCAGATCCTGCAAATGCAGATCGAGGAAGAGGCGCTGAAGCTGGAAGATGACGCGGCCTCCAAGGATCGTCTGGAAACCTTGCAAAAGGATTTGGCCGACCTGCAGGAGCAATCCGCCGAGATGACCGCCCAATGGCAGGCCGAACGCGATAAGCTGGCCGGTGCGCGCGATCTGAAAGAACAGCTCGACAAAGCGCGGGCTGATCTGGAAATCGCGAAGCGCGAAGGGAACCTCGCCAAAGCGGGTGAGCTGTCCTACGGTGTCATCCCTGAGCTTGAGAAAAAGCTGACCGAGGCCGAAAACGCCGAAAGCAACGCCATGATGGCCGAGGAAACGGTGCGCCCTGAACAGATCGCTTCCGTCGTAGAGCGTTGGACCGGTATCCCGACCTCGAAAATGCTGGAAGGTGAGCGTGAGAAACTGCTGCGGATGGAAGACGATCTGCATTCCCGCGTGATCGGTCAGGATGCGGCGGTCACTGCTGTTGCCAACGCCGTGCGCCGTGCGCGTGCCGGTCTGAATGACGAGAACCGCCCATTGGGCTCGTTCCTGTTCCTCGGCCCGACCGGCGTGGGCAAGACCGAGTTGACCAAGGCCGTGGCGAACTTCCTGTTCGACGACGACAACGCGATGGTGCGCATCGACATGTCCGAGTTCATGGAGAAACACGCGGTCGCCCGTCTGATCGGTGCCCCTCCGGGCTATGTCGGCTATGACGAAGGTGGTGTGCTGACCGAAGCCGTGCGGCGCAGACCCTATCAGGTCGTGCTGTTTGACGAGGTCGAAAAGGCACACCCGGATGTGTTCAACGTGCTGCTGCAGGTCCTGGACGATGGCGTCCTGACCGATGGTCAGGGTCGTACCGTCGACTTCAAGCAGACGCTGATCATCCTGACGTCGAACCTTGGCTCTCAGGCGCTCAGCCAGTTGCCTGAAGGAGCGGACAGCGCGCAGGCGCGGCGCGACGTGATGGATGCGGTCCGGGCGCATTTCCGGCCCGAGTTCCTGAACCGTCTGGATGAGACCATCATCTTCGACCGGCTCAAACGGGCCGATATGGATGGCATCGTCGATATCCAGATGGCACGTCTGCAGAAACGTCTGGCTGCCCGCAAGATCGAGCTGGCACTGGACGATGGCGCGAAGGAATGGCTGGCCAATGAAGGCTATGATCCGGTCTTCGGTGCCCGCCCATTGAAACGCGTGATCCAACGCGCCCTGCAGAACCCGTTGGCCGAAGCACTGCTGGCCGGTGAGATAAAGGATGGTGAGACCGTTCCGGTGACCGCCGGAACCGATGGTTTGATCATCGGCGACCGGCTGGGAACGTCCGAGCGTCCGCGCCCGGATGATGCAGTCGTGCATTAA
- a CDS encoding VOC family protein, which produces MALVSLENTITLAISVKDRHASARWYNDKLGFELIHHIDEAGWSEMLTKTEGVTLGLGEQAEPAPGNTVPVFGVADIASARDALEGAGVRFDGETETIEGMVSTATFYDPDGNAMMLAQDLTGQV; this is translated from the coding sequence ATGGCCCTCGTTTCCTTAGAAAACACCATCACTCTTGCCATTTCGGTCAAAGATCGCCACGCCAGTGCGCGCTGGTATAATGACAAGCTCGGGTTTGAGTTGATCCATCATATTGATGAGGCGGGTTGGAGCGAGATGCTCACCAAAACCGAAGGCGTCACCCTTGGTTTGGGCGAGCAGGCAGAACCAGCGCCCGGAAACACCGTTCCGGTCTTTGGTGTTGCTGATATCGCAAGCGCACGCGATGCTTTGGAAGGGGCCGGAGTTCGGTTTGACGGCGAAACCGAGACGATTGAGGGGATGGTCAGCACTGCCACATTTTACGACCCGGACGGCAATGCAATGATGCTGGCGCAGGATCTGACCGGGCAGGTCTGA
- a CDS encoding winged helix-turn-helix transcriptional regulator, with translation MDIKLLVKLTSRAWSLNILAQLHQGVPGRQAPLLAATGASRTAFAASLEHLVSLGLLERNPGHGHPLRPEFRLTKAGVQAAAVAAEILALVPNDTELKLLRRSWTVPILALTRQPRRFSGLRSDLQVITDRALSSSLKQLEEQDWVRRDIETSARLPFPTYQAVNLGCEINRVVGLNIG, from the coding sequence ATGGACATAAAATTACTTGTCAAGCTTACCTCCCGGGCCTGGTCGCTGAACATCCTTGCGCAGCTGCACCAGGGGGTTCCGGGCAGGCAGGCCCCATTGCTCGCCGCGACCGGGGCAAGCCGGACGGCATTTGCGGCAAGTCTTGAACATCTGGTCAGCCTTGGATTGCTTGAACGGAACCCGGGCCACGGCCACCCTTTAAGACCTGAATTCCGTTTGACCAAAGCCGGGGTTCAGGCGGCGGCTGTAGCGGCAGAAATCTTGGCCTTGGTGCCGAACGATACTGAATTGAAGCTACTGCGCCGCAGCTGGACGGTTCCTATTCTGGCGCTGACCCGCCAACCGCGGCGCTTTTCAGGGCTCAGGTCGGATCTTCAGGTGATCACTGATCGCGCATTGTCATCCTCGCTCAAGCAATTAGAGGAGCAGGACTGGGTGCGACGCGATATCGAAACTTCGGCCCGGCTGCCTTTTCCGACCTATCAGGCGGTCAATCTTGGATGCGAAATAAACCGTGTTGTCGGCTTGAACATCGGGTGA
- the msrP gene encoding protein-methionine-sulfoxide reductase catalytic subunit MsrP encodes MAHRWTNKLTHADVTPRAAFLNRRQVMAGLAGVGLASLARPAAAEALEPNTWEEITSYNNYYEFGTRKDDPAKYAHTLVTEPWSVTIDGLVDRPGDYDFKDIMSEMTVEERIYRFRCVEAWSMVIPWNGFELADLLGMAGVQDGAKYVAFETAYRPDEMPGVAYPVLDWPYREGLRLDEAMHPLTIMATGIYGRDIPNQNGAPLRLVVPWKYGFKSIKSIVRITLTDTQPPTSWNMAGPREYGFYSNVNPNVDHPRWSQASERQIGGGLFAKRIPTLMFNGYEDEVASLYEGMDLAKNY; translated from the coding sequence ATGGCGCATCGCTGGACCAACAAACTGACGCATGCGGACGTCACCCCAAGGGCGGCGTTTCTGAACCGGCGACAGGTCATGGCCGGTTTGGCGGGTGTCGGGCTGGCGAGTCTGGCGCGGCCAGCGGCGGCCGAGGCGCTTGAACCGAATACATGGGAAGAGATTACTTCCTACAACAATTATTATGAGTTCGGGACTCGCAAGGATGATCCGGCGAAATATGCACACACACTGGTGACCGAGCCCTGGAGTGTCACCATCGACGGTCTGGTCGACCGCCCTGGTGATTATGATTTCAAAGACATCATGTCTGAAATGACTGTTGAGGAGCGAATCTATCGGTTCCGCTGTGTTGAGGCCTGGTCGATGGTGATACCTTGGAACGGGTTTGAACTGGCAGATCTACTCGGCATGGCTGGCGTTCAGGACGGCGCGAAATACGTGGCGTTTGAGACCGCCTATCGTCCCGATGAGATGCCGGGTGTGGCGTATCCGGTACTAGACTGGCCATATCGCGAAGGGCTGCGTTTGGATGAGGCGATGCATCCGCTGACCATTATGGCTACTGGGATCTACGGCAGGGACATCCCGAACCAGAACGGCGCGCCTTTGCGATTGGTGGTACCGTGGAAATACGGCTTCAAATCGATCAAATCGATCGTGCGGATTACCTTGACGGATACCCAGCCTCCGACAAGTTGGAACATGGCAGGTCCTAGGGAATATGGGTTCTACAGCAATGTGAACCCCAATGTGGATCACCCCCGCTGGTCGCAGGCTTCGGAACGTCAAATCGGCGGAGGTCTGTTTGCCAAGCGAATCCCGACGCTGATGTTCAACGGATATGAAGATGAGGTCGCCAGCCTTTACGAAGGCATGGATCTGGCGAAGAACTACTGA
- the msrQ gene encoding protein-methionine-sulfoxide reductase heme-binding subunit MsrQ, producing the protein MRRLNDLLRRLPNWAVYLLGALPAPWLFYQGMTGGLGVEPIEALEHEFGELALQLLILGLAISPLRRFAGLNLMKFRRAIGVLTFSYVALHLLIWLVLDVQIPSQIWADIIKRPYITVGMAAFVLLLPLAITSNNWAVRRLGPRWRKLHRLVYPAAILGALHYVMLAKGFQIEPLVYLAIILGLLVMRLPVTSFLIRFRQADSA; encoded by the coding sequence ATGCGGCGGCTCAACGACCTCTTGCGACGGCTTCCCAATTGGGCTGTTTATCTGCTGGGCGCACTGCCTGCGCCCTGGTTGTTTTATCAGGGCATGACCGGTGGTCTCGGGGTCGAGCCGATCGAGGCGCTCGAGCACGAGTTTGGCGAACTGGCGCTGCAGCTTCTGATTTTGGGTCTCGCGATTTCGCCCTTGCGTCGCTTCGCTGGCCTAAATCTGATGAAGTTCCGCCGCGCGATAGGTGTACTGACATTTTCCTATGTCGCATTGCACCTGTTGATCTGGCTGGTTCTGGATGTTCAGATTCCCAGCCAAATCTGGGCGGACATTATCAAGCGGCCCTATATCACGGTGGGCATGGCTGCCTTTGTATTGTTACTGCCGCTTGCAATCACGTCCAACAACTGGGCGGTTCGCCGTTTGGGGCCTCGTTGGCGCAAATTGCATCGTCTGGTCTACCCGGCAGCAATTCTGGGCGCGCTTCATTATGTGATGCTGGCGAAGGGGTTTCAGATCGAGCCATTGGTCTACCTGGCTATTATTCTGGGCCTTCTGGTCATGCGCCTGCCGGTCACATCATTCCTGATCCGGTTTAGGCAAGCCGATTCAGCCTGA
- a CDS encoding energy transducer TonB — MIRKSAAIAALAGVLSLILHIFGISLYGSSLPELRANEETISLIELGNTFEEFTEDTTDPVQPDSAEAPEPPVEDTVKPDTADIPISDTLVASPNPQQVSSPDVGAPVAPRSELQEEVPTEPVATSNPEPATDADTAVTPAVDPEPERLAALPPTDGSTEPVPPLESTAVEPEIPSSVDEPTNEPPEEQAAPSDQAVSVSKRPRLPDRRPATDTPKSLDGFSNFDNLRNPTQTLESPLSLYQKEGADPFRASSGRNQTSGRGVGNSDTTNYAGQVLVHLNQTPVVYVPVRGFAQVFFEINPDGSLAWVDIVDSSGSPEIERAARDQVIRAAPFPRPPSGSSRRLSFYYQNS; from the coding sequence GCCAATGAGGAAACGATCAGTTTGATCGAGCTTGGCAACACATTCGAGGAATTCACCGAAGACACGACGGACCCGGTGCAGCCGGACTCTGCTGAAGCCCCCGAGCCTCCGGTTGAAGACACTGTTAAGCCCGATACTGCCGACATCCCGATCAGCGATACACTCGTCGCTTCCCCCAATCCTCAGCAGGTATCTTCACCCGATGTCGGAGCGCCCGTCGCCCCACGATCAGAGCTACAGGAAGAGGTGCCGACCGAACCGGTCGCCACGTCCAATCCGGAACCAGCCACAGACGCAGATACCGCCGTAACGCCAGCGGTCGACCCGGAACCCGAGCGCTTGGCAGCTTTACCGCCCACAGACGGCTCAACAGAGCCGGTCCCTCCACTCGAGAGTACGGCAGTCGAACCAGAAATCCCAAGTTCGGTCGATGAGCCAACAAACGAGCCACCAGAAGAACAAGCCGCGCCTTCCGATCAGGCCGTATCTGTTTCCAAACGCCCCCGCCTCCCGGACAGAAGGCCCGCAACGGATACGCCAAAATCACTTGATGGGTTCAGTAACTTCGATAACTTGCGCAACCCTACGCAGACATTGGAGTCGCCGCTTAGCCTTTATCAAAAGGAAGGGGCTGACCCGTTCCGAGCCAGCAGTGGCCGAAATCAAACCTCGGGTCGCGGCGTTGGTAACTCCGATACCACGAACTATGCCGGACAAGTCCTGGTCCACCTCAATCAAACGCCCGTCGTCTATGTCCCGGTCCGCGGGTTTGCGCAGGTATTCTTCGAAATTAATCCTGATGGATCACTGGCTTGGGTTGATATCGTCGATAGCTCTGGCTCACCTGAAATCGAACGCGCCGCCAGAGATCAAGTCATCCGCGCCGCTCCATTTCCCCGTCCACCAAGCGGGTCAAGCCGCAGGCTATCGTTTTATTACCAAAATAGTTGA